Proteins encoded in a region of the Quercus lobata isolate SW786 chromosome 8, ValleyOak3.0 Primary Assembly, whole genome shotgun sequence genome:
- the LOC115957370 gene encoding transcription factor MYB80-like gives MGRIPCCEKDNVKRGQWTPEEDNKLSSYIAQHGTRNWRLIPKNAGLQRCGKSCRLRWTNYLRPDLKHGQFSDAEEQTIVKLHSVVGNRWSLIAAQLPGRTDNDVKNHWNTKLKKKLSGMGIDPVTHKPFSHLMAEIATTLAPPQVAHLAEAALGCFKDEMLHLLTKKRIDFQIQQPNAALGNTTATYINSNQDEKDDTIEKIKLGLSRAIQEPEVLPSNKPWDSTGATSANFAGACSAFPASMTGYQYGPSSFGNDGDRSPWSQSMCTGSTCTAGDQQVQLHEKLEEENGEDSVGGKEIRNGSSIFSSDCVLWDLPSDDLMNPIV, from the exons ATGGGTAGGATTCCATGTTGTGAGAAGGACAACGTGAAAAGGGGACAGTGGACTCCTGAAGAAGACAACAAGCTCTCTTCCTACATTGCCCAACACGGCACCCGTAACTGGCGCCTCATCCCCAAGAATGCTG GTCTTCAAAGATGCGGCAAGAGTTGCAGGCTAAGGTGGACTAATTACCTGCGTCCTGATCTTAAGCATGGCCAGTTCTCTGATGCAGAAGAGCAAACTATAGTGAAGCTTCATTCTGTTGTTGGTAACAG ATGGTCACTAATTGCAGCTCAGCTGCCTGGCCGCACAGACAATGACGTTAAAAATCACTGGAACACCAAACTGAAAAAGAAGCTATCAGGCATGGGAATTGATCCTGTGACCCACAAGCCCTTCTCCCACCTAATGGCTGAAATTGCAACCACACTGGCACCCCCACAGGTGGCTCACCTTGCAGAAGCAGCCCTTGGCTGCTTCAAAGATGAAATGCTCCATCTCCTTACTAAGAAGCGCATTGACTTCCAGATCCAACAACCCAATGCAGCACTAGGGAACACCACTGCCACTTATATTAACAGTAATCAAGACGAAAAAGATGATACCATTGAGAAGATCAAGCTTGGCCTATCAAGGGCTATCCAAGAACCTGAGGTGCTACCATCAAACAAGCCTTGGGACAGTACTGGAGCGACATCTGCGAATTTTGCAGGAGCCTGCAGTGCTTTCCCTGCATCTATGACTGGATATCAGTATGGCCCGTCATCGTTTGGCAATGACGGGGACAGATCACCATGGAGCCAGAGTATGTGTACAGGAAGCACATGCACAGCAGGGGACCAGCAAGTACAGTTGCATGAAAAACTTGAGGAAGAAAATGGGGAGGATTCTGTGGGTGGGAAAGAAATCAGAAATGGGTCCAGCATTTTCAGTTCAGACTGTGTCTTATGGGATTTGCCATCTGATGATCTAATGAACCCAATAGTTTAA